The stretch of DNA GTCATGTGGGCAATGTCCTTGACCTCTGGACAGTAGAGCactggaggaaagaagaagggttAGTGGCAACAGGAGGATGCAACCTGACCCAGCATTCTTCGGCGCTCTGTGCCCAGCATCCTCCCTAAGCGGCCCCTCACCATTGCTAGGCAACGGACGCCGCAAGCGGCGCGCTGGCGCCAGGACCCTGTCCACGATCCGGCGAAGCGCGCGCCAACCCGCACTTGTAGGTCCCGCCCCCTTCGCGCTCTCGTCTTCCCCATCGTCGTCGTCCTCTCCGTTGTCTCCGATTTTCTTAGCCGGGCTCCCCATCGGGTCTCGCTCCCGCTCAGCCAGCGCTTTTTCCTCCAGCCGTGACCACAAGTCGGGGTCTAGCGCGATCTCCGAGACGCCGCCGCGCGGGAGCGGGGAAGGCGCGCGGCAGAACGGGCACGTGACAGCGCGGCGCAGGCGCACCACGCNNNNNNNNNNNNNNNNNNNNNNNNNNNNNNNN from Microtus ochrogaster isolate Prairie Vole_2 chromosome 7, MicOch1.0, whole genome shotgun sequence encodes:
- the Rnf227 gene encoding RING finger protein 227 is translated as MQLLMRVPSLPERGELDCNICYRPFNLGARAPRRLPGTARARCGHTLCTACLRELAXXXXXXXXXXXXXXXXXXXXXXXXXXXXXXXXXXVVRLRRAVTCPFCRAPSPLPRGGVSEIALDPDLWSRLEEKALAERERDPMGSPAKKIGDNGEDDDDGEDESAKGAGPTSAGWRALRRIVDRVLAPARRLRRPLPSNVLYCPEVKDIAHMTRCTL